The sequence CAAAAGCGCGGAGCTGACCGCAAAACTCGGAGAGCTGCTAATCGCCAGAAAAGAAAGGAATGACAGCATGCTTAAAGAAGTCAGCAGGCTTGTAGACAGGGAGATTACGGAGAATGAGGTCAGCACATCGAACCTTGGCGAACTCGGCAGACCGCATATAGCGAAGTTTCTTATAAGAGAAGGCGTTGTGGCGGATATGGAAGAGGCGTTCGACAAATACTTAGCCAAAGGTAAGCCGATTTACAGAGAGAGGAAACGCTTCAGCTTTGAGGAAAGCGCGGAGATGATACACGCAGCAGGGGGTATAACAATACTCGCCCATCCGTTCAGCATGCGTTTGGAGAAGGATGCTTACCTGCCTTATATCAAAGGGATGACGGATAAGGGGCTTGACGCCGTTGAGACTTACTGCTCGTACCATTCCGAAGAGGATACCTTGTTTTTCAATGACTTGACAAAGAAACTCGGACTCCCTGTCTCCGCCGGAAGCGATTACCACGGCGAAAACAAAACAAACGTCAAGCTGGGCAAATGGAACTGCCGTCTGCACAACCCCGAAAATGTTTTGTACGCTTTAAGGAAGAAGGCGGAGCAGTACAGGTGACTGTTCAGGCAGTTTCATTTGAGTTACAACTCCATAGATGGAGTTGCGCCGTGCGGAGCGAAGGCGGGTTTATCCCGCCGCGAGCGTGTATCCAAATCCGGCAGGACGCGCGGATTTGGATTGTCATAACAGAGCCTGCCGTCTGCACAACCCCGAAAATGTTTTGTACGCTTTAAGGAAGAAGGCGGAGCAGTACAGGTGACTGTTCAGGCAGTTTCATTTGAGTGACAACTCCATAGATGGAGTTGCGCCGTGCGGAGCGAAGGCGGGTTTATCCCGCCGCGAGCGTGTATCCAAATCCGGCAGGACGCGCGGATTTGGATTGTCATAACAGAGTCTGCCGTCTGCACAACCCCGAAAATGTTTTGTACGCTTTAAGGAAGAAGGCGGAGCAGTACAGGTGACTATTCAGGCAGTTTCATTTGAGTTACAACTCCATAGATGGAGTTGCGCCGTGCGGAGCGAAGGCGGGTTTATCCCGCCGCGAGCGTGTATCCAAATCCGGCAGGACGCGCGGATTTGGATTGTTATAACAGAGCCTGCCGTCTGCACAACCCCGAAAATGTTTTGTACGCTTTAAGGAAGAAGGCGGAGCAGTACAGGTGACTATTCAGGCAGTTTCATTTGAGTTACAACTCCATAGATGGAGTTGCGCCGTGCGGAGCGAAGGCGGGTTTATCCCGCCGCGAGCGTGTATCCAAATCCGGCAGGACGCGCGGATTTGGATTGTTAAGTCAGATGTTTAAATACTTCCATGTGATTATCTATCCTTATGCTCTCATGCAGGCTGCTTCCGAATGACAGGAACGGCATGTTAGCCCCCTTCGCAGCTTTATAATCCGCTTCCGAGTCACCGAGAAAGAGCATATTTCTCTTATGAACGGAGAAGTGCTCTGCTATTTTATTCAAGCCTTCGGGATGCGGCTTAGGGCGCACAACATCAAAGCTGCAAACCAGCCTGTCAAAGTAATCATACATTTTGAAATGCTTGAGAAGCGGATCTATGGAAACACCTCTGTTGGTGCATACCGCCATTTTATGCCCTTCGGATTTCAGCTTTTCCAGCGCCTCAAACACTCCGGCTGCGGGTATCATCTTATCCAGAAACATGCGGAAGTTCAGCTTGGTGGCAAACTCCATTATCGCATTAAACTTCTTCTCATCCTTGCAGAAATGACCTATGATCTCGCTGTTGGTACTCATCATGGCAAGCTCAAACGTCTTGGGGTCGCTCCAATCGGGCATGCTCAGCTCAAACTTTTCAAACACATGATCATAATAGGCTTTTACAGCCAACGAGCTGTCAAAAAGAACTCCGTCGCAATCGTACACAATAACTTTTTTCATAACCGGAAATTAATATATTCCGTCCTGAATAGCAAGGTGCATGATTTTCCTTTAAGAAAAAATTACCCCGCTGGATCAGGAAAAAAATGCCTTTTTGCCTGTATTTTCATTGGTTCCTGTGTGGCTCGGCATTTGCTAATGCAGTGTATGGCGCGCTATGCCCCTGATTCAGCGCTAAAGAATCGGGGCAGAAGTGCCGATAATATGATCACATCGGAGGAGTTGCAGTTATGGGCGCAATAAAGATGAGCGGCATTGTTTCAGGCATGGACACTAATGCGATAGTGGAACAGCTTGTCGCGCAGAGTCAGATTCCGATTACTAACCTTGAAAACAAATACGAACTCAAACAGCTTGAGAAAGATATATATCAGGATGTCAGCGACAGACTGGGGACTCTCAACAGCAATCTGCTTACTCTCAGGCTTGAATCCACCTATAAAACCAAAAGCACGGAAAGCTCCAATACCGCTGTTTTGGCTGCTACCGCCACTACAGAAGCCGCAAAGGGCTCATACTCAGTGGTTGTCAAACAGACAGCGAAAAACGCTTCATGGGTCAGTTCCTACACCAGACAGAGGCTTACCGCAAAAGGAGCAGGAGTTACAGGCTCCACAGGCACACCTGCGGATTATCTGGAGGGAAAGCACACTGTAACAGTCACAAACGAAGGCTCAAGCTACATGGCAGTCAACAGCTTCAAACCGAACGAGTGGGGGACTGTAAAAAAACAGAACGGTATGGCAATAGACTCCGCTGTTGTTTCATCTGACGGAACCATACAAAGTGACATCAGCGGTACAGTCACCTTTCAGGTTTCTGACGGCACGGACACCAGCAGTATATGGTCTTCAGTGAATGTTGATTCAGGAGATAATATAAACGAAGTCGCGAGAGATCTGGAAACGCGTCTTAATAACAACATAAATTCGGATAAAGGAACGACCGGAGTTCAGTACGTTGCTGTACGGGCTGACTATAATCAGGAAGACGATGAATGGAGCATTGCGGTTTACTCTCCGACGACAGTAACAGGGCTGACGATAACGCCCACAGGCGGGGATATTGACGAAACATTGGGGCTGGAGTATGGTTACGAGTCTACTTCGTCCGTAAGCACCGTTACTTCATATTTCATCGCTTCGGATCTCACTACTCTCGGTCAGAAGATCAACAATACCGAAAGCGGGCTTATAAAAGGCATCACCCTCACAGGCACAGGACTGACCGAAGGCTCATTTTCCATAACTCAGGATGCGTCGCTTCTTGTAGCTTCCGAGTCATATTCCACTGTCACAGGCGCAACCGGATTTTCAGCCACTCCTTCCACGGCTCTTACACAAAATCTTTCTGATGCGGGCGGTACAACTGCTTCCAACGGATATTTTACAATAAACGACACAAAAATATACATTGATGATTTTTCAGCCCTCACTGTGAACGATCTTCTCGCCAAGATAAACTCATCCGGAGCTGGAGTCACCGCCACATATGACGAAGCGGCGAATAACATAGTGCTTTCAAGCAATACCGCCGGTTCAGGCTCTATAACCGTGGGTGATTCTTCCGATACAAGCAACATGCTCACAGTCCTCAAGCTTACAGCTAATCAGGGTGCGGTTAAAACCACGGGCTCAACAAGCGGCAGCATATCCACCACAAGCGCTCTCAGTTCAGCAGGTCTTTCATCCGCACCCACAAGCGGAACCTTTTCTATAAACGGAGTATCAATTTATGTTGATGCCACAACTGATTCCCTTAATGATGTAATCAAGAAGGTGAATGTCTCCGGCGCCGGCGTTACAATGGTTTACGACAGTGTGAGAGATAAAATCACTGTCACAGGCAGCGGCACCGAGCAGATAACCTTCGGCTCTCCCAGCGATACCAGCAGCTTTCTTGCCGCCGTAAACCTCACGCAGAGCACCACCACCACTCAGGCTTTGGGAACGGCGGGACGAAACTCAATAGTTGAGGTGAACGAAGTTACTTATGTCCGTGACAGTAACGAAATAAGCGACATAATAGCAGGTGTGACCCTTGATCTCCGCTCAGCAAGTGAAACTCCTGTGACAATCAGCATCACGGCAGATACCACAAAGGCAACCGAGGCCTTGGCAAGTTTTATTCAGACATACAACGAGATGGTGACTGTCCTCAATGCACCCATGCTGGATGATGATCAGAAAAAATACCTCACCGCTCTCACCGATGAGGACAAAGAGAGTATGTCTGACGACGACATTGCGGAGTATCAGGCTTATTACAAGGAATACAATACCTACAACATGATCCGCAAGAGTTCGGAGCTGAGGAGTCTTAAGCAAAACCTCAGAACTACTCTTTTCACGGAAATCCCCGGACTTACCGGATCCATATCAAATCTTCTGGAACTGGGTATAGATGTTGCAGGTGACGGGGATATTACAATCGAAGCTCTCGGTCTGCTTGTTACAGACTCCACAGATTATGATGAGATTCTGGCCGCTCTTGAGTCAAACGAGACACTTCAGGAAGTACTCTCAGACAACGCCGATGATGTTTACGAGTTTTTTTCCGCTAATATAATCGTGGGAAATGACGATAGTGATACAGAGGACGAAGACGGAAACCCGATTAACGAAAGTAACGACATACAGGGTTGGACAAGAATTTACTCTTCTTTGATAACTCGTTATACTAATTACGACGGTATGATCCAGAAAAAAATCGTCAGTGAAGGTACTCTGGATAAAGAAATGCTGAGAATAGCTGAACAGATAGAAACCTACCAGCTAAGGGCTGAACAGCAGCTTGAAAGATACTGGGCGCAGTTTACCGCGATGGAGCAGGCTATATCCGATGCGCAGGCGATGGGGGAATCTCTCAGTTCGCTGACCAGTTCATCATAAAATATTTTAAAAAAGGAGTTGATCTGGTGACAAAACCGTATCAAAATTACATCAGACAGGAAGTTGAGGGAGCCACAAAAGGAAAGCTGGTGCTTTTGCTGTATGACGGCGCCATAAAGTTTATGCGTATCGCTGTTCTGGCAATGGAAGAGGGGAAAATCCCCGAAGCCCATAACAACATAATGAAAGCCCAGAACATAGTTTACGAGCTTATGTCTTCCCTCAATATGGACGCCGGAGAAATTTCCCAGAACCTCCTCAGGCTTTATGACTTCATGATCTGGTCGCTGATTGAGGCTAACAAAAGCAAGGACAAGGCAAAGGTGGAATCTGCTATCTCCGTTATGTGCGAGCTCAGAGAAGCATGGAAAGGCGTTGTTGAGCAGGAAGAAAGAGGAAACTCATCAATAGAGGCGGCTTCTAAGTCAATAAATTTTGCAGGGTGATATGTGATCAACGCAGACAACAGCATTGTCAATTTGCGTGAAAGACTTCTGGAAGCGGATAAAAGAAAGTCTCAGTCTGTGCAGACTGAAAAGTCTTCATCAGTTTCCTCTACTCCCGTTTCTCAGGGGCAGCAGAGCAGTATTGCGGACATAATAGAGATCCGCAATGAGAACAAGCTTGCGGCTGTCGGTCCGGTACGCACGGAAGAGGACGCGCGCGATATAGTCACAATGCTTAAAAGCAAATTCACAACTGAAAGCAAAGAATCGATCAATGCCCACAGGAAGGCAAGCGCTGAAACTGTGATGGGCTTTTATCCTTTTGAATAAGTCTCCGGCTTTCCCTGTTGACAGAGTTTTCTGCGCTCATTTTTATCACCTGTCGTATTTTGTTGACTATCAGCGGTTTCTCCAATTATTTAAGAGTGATTTATCATGAAAAACAGTCTCGAAATCATAAGCGACCAGATAATGGAACTTGCGTGTCGGCTTATCTCCTCAGAACTCAACGATAATTATATGAAGCTCATTGAACGTTATAACAGCTATTTCAGCCAGTTTATACAGATTGTGAGCGCAATGCCAGAGGCGGAGAGAAAAGATAACAGCTTCATCCGTAAGGTTGGGGAGAAGCATAAAGAGCTTGAAAAAAAGTTTGAGAAGGACAAAACAGGCATACGTGAAGCTATAATGAAACTTAATTCCGATTTGAGCATTAAACAGAAATACTACGGGAAAAATATCACCCGCATGGGAGTAAACAGGAAAGGCTGATTAACATAACCGGAATAACGGCTTTCTTCGATGCTCAGATCCGGAAAAAAGCAAAATACAACCAAAACACAGGCGGCTTTCACCGCCTGCGTAAACATCCGGAACAAAAAGTTATAAAAAAGGTTAAAGAAAGCTTTCTCAGTTCATTTTAATGAGAAGTTCTTTAATCTCCTTGCCGGGTTTGAAGTAGGGAACCTTTTTAGAAGGCACATCAACTTTGTCGCCGGTTTTGGGATTTCTTCCCATCTTTGAGTTTTTCTCTCTGATTTTGAAACTTCCGAAGCCTCTTATTTCCACCTTGTCGTCGTTGCGCAGAGCATCTTTAATTGATGAAAACACGCCGTTGACGATAAATTCAACCTGCTTTTTGGTAAGGTTAGTGTTCTCGGCAGAGATAATTTCGATAAGCTCAGACTTTGTCATTTGCAACCTCCCCTTATTAGGGTGTCTTGATGGAATTTTTTAATTTACAATATTATATCCAATGCCTTATAAAGTGTAAAGTCTAATTGGGCAAATATTTATGCAATTTTTTCAATTGATCGTTTAAGCATAGGCGGATTTTGTGTCTGTTTTCCTCAAAAGCGTAATGAAGTCGTCCTTCGGGATATTTACCAGCCGCATCTTCGGACTTATCAGAGACATAGCCGTGGCGGCGTTTTTCGGCGCCAATGCCCTTACTGATGCCTTCTTTGTGGCGTATGCGATTCCCAACCTTTTCAGGGCTTTTTTTGCCGAAGGCGCTCTCACCTCGGCATTTATTCCTTTTCTCAGCGACAATATGGCTGCTGACAAAAAAAAGGCATTTTCATACCTGACCAGCATGATGATCGTCCTTTTTGTGATGGTAACGTCCATTGTGATCCTGATTTCAATGTTTCCGAAGCAGATCATATTTCTTTTCATGCCCGGCTACCTCGGTTCTGCGGATATTCTCGCCACAGCAGGCGACATGCTGCGGCTTGTGATGCCTTATCTCGTGTTTATAACCCTTTGCGGGCTTTTTACAGGCTACCTTTACCTGCACAATTCTTATTATGTGCCTTATTCATCAACTGCTCTGCTTAACATATCAATGATAGCCGGAGCTTACGCCGGATACAAGCTCGGCGGAAACATAATGTGGCTCTGCTACGGTGTGATTCTCGGCGGTGTTTTGCAGCTTCTTTATATATTTACCTATTCCGTTATGAAGGGATTCCGCTTCCGGTGGGACGGCATGCACCCTGATGTCGGGAAGACCTTCCGCCTGCTTGTGCCTTCACTAGCGGGACTGGGGATAAACCAGCTCTATTTTACTTTGGGCAGAATCATAGCCTCCTTCCTTGCGGCGGGGAGTATATCTTACCTTTATTATGCGGACAGGATCTTTCAGCTTCCTCTCGGTGTATTTTCCATTGCGGTGGGTGCCGTCTCGCTGACAGAGATAAGCAAGGCGAACACAGCTGGCAATTTTTCATACCGCAATACATTAATTGACAAGGCGTTTATCGCTATATTCGTTATAATAATGCCCGCCACTCTGGGTCTTGTGCTTCTGGCGGATGAAATAACCGCGCTTATATACGCCCGTAACCAGTTCACTGGCGTGGATGTATACAACACCGCTCAGGCGCTTGTTATGTTCAGTGTAGGGATGATCTTCTTCTCTTACACAGGGCTTCTGGCAAAGGTGTTTTTCTCCGAGAAGGATATGCGCACACCTGTGAAGGGCGCTTTCATCGGTCTTTGCGTGTACGCAGTTTCAAATATTATACTCATCAAACCCTTCGGTCATGCGGGCATAGCCCTTGCATCCGGTGTTTCAGCCTCGGCTAATTCATTTTATCTGTACTCAAAGCTCAGGGATTACAGATTCAATTTCAGGGGCAACGCCGCTCTTCTCGTTAAGATCATATTCGCTTGTTTTATAATGGGAGCCTGCGCTGTGGGGATGTCCGTCTCAGGTGTGCATCTGCTGATTAACATTCCTGTTGCGGCTCTGCTTTACTTTGCGGTGCTTAAAATAACCGGAGTAAACGTGCGCAAGGTGCTGAGATGAAGCTCTGCATACAAAGGGTCAGTTCAGCCTTTGTCCGTGTGAAGGGTGAAACAGTATCTGAGATAGGGAAGGGACTTCTTATCCTTTTCGGTGCTGAAAAGGGCGATCAGGAGGAATTTATCAGCTTCCTTGCCAAAAAAGCCTGCAACTTAAGAGTTTTTGAAGATGAAAACGGAAAAATGAGCTTCTCTGTTAAGGACATAGACGGCAGTGTGATAACCGTCAGTCAGTTTACCCTCGCAGCTGACTGCCGCAAAGGGCTTAGACCTGATTTCGGAAATGCTCTTGAACCGGAACTCGCTGAGAAATATTATGAAAAGTTTGCCGATCTATGCCGCACGGAGCTTGGCGCAGACAAAGTCGGGACGGGTATTTTTCGCGCGGAGATGGAAGTGGGGCTTGTAAATGACGGTCCTGTGACTATAATTTTAGAGAAAAGCATTCAAGGCAGGTGATAGATGAAACTTGAGCATATGGTAGTAAGACCCCTTTTCGTAAACTGTTTTTTCCTTTCCGACGACGAAGGCAATCTTGTGATTTTCGATCCGGGCGGAGATGCGGATCTCATTATAAATAAAATAGAGACAGAAAACCTCAAGCCGAAGATGATCCTCAATACTCACGGTCACTTTGATCACATAGGCGCAGTGAGCGAGCTTAAGGAAAAATACAATATTCCTTTTTATATACACAAGGATGACGAGTTTCTCCTCGGTCAGTCGAGAAACCATGCGGCGCTTTTCGGCGCTGAACCTGCTCCTGTTCCGACTGCGGACAGATATGTCAAAGACGGAGACGAAATAGAGTTCGGCGGCGGAAAGATCAAGGTTCTGCATACTCCCGGGCATACTCCGGGCGGAGTGTGTTATTTCATTGAACGGGTAAACGCCGTAATAACAGGAGATACTCTGTTTTGTGAAGGAGTGGGGCGAAGCGACTTCCCCTATGCGGATCACAGTCAGCTTATCGAAGGCATAGCGCACAAACTGCTCACACTGGACGATTCCGTAACCGTGCACCCCGGACATGAGGAGTTCAGCACTATCGGATGGGAGAAAAACAACAACCCGTACCTTAAAAGACTGTGAGGCGTCCTGCGGTTATTGACTTCCGTATTAAATATGATACTATGCTTTAATAATGAACACATTAATCGTAGACACTTCCGGTGACATGCTTTTTGCCTCGCTCGGTACTTCCGGCGGGGCTGTTTTGGCTGAGACCGGAGTGAAAATGAAATCAAACATTAACGAGAATCTTCTGAAAACCGTTGATTTTCTTCTGGAATCTTCGGGAACTTCTCTCAGTGAAATTGAAAATTTTTATACAATAACGGGACCCGGCTCTTTTACGGGCATAAGGATAGGCGTTTCGACTATGCTTGGGCTTGCTTCCTCCATGGGGAAAAAACTTAAAGGAATTTCATCGCTGGACGCTTACGCTCTTGTCTGCGGAGAGGAGTCGGTTGAGGTCTGGGCAAAGCTGAGATTAAAAAGTTTTGTCAGAAAAAGCTATGACTTTAAAAATATGGTATTTTCTGAGTATGAGACAGTTAAGCTGGATGATGAGGAATCCATTACCCATATTGTCAACCGCGAGCAGAAAAGCAGCCTTAACCTCACTCACTCAGTAAAAAATATCCATTTTACTAAATTCGGATGCGGCTACGAGCCCCTGTACTTCAGGAAATCCGAAGCGGAAATAAACTTTGATCAGAGACGTGCTTGCGGATGATCTTGAATCCGTCACAGAGATAGAAAGAGCATCATTTAAAAAACCGTGGTCGAAGACAGACTTTGAAACGGAAATAGAGAGAGAGCGCAGTATCTTCAAGCTTTTGGAAGAGGATGGGGCGGTTTGCGGCTATTTTGTTGTTTACACGGTTCTGGACGAGTCTGAACTGGCTGATATTGCCGTTTCCCCGAAACACCGCGGCAAAGGCTACGGCAGGCTTCTTCTGGCAGAGGCTGTCCGTTCGGCGGACAAGGCTTCAGTGATGTTTCTTGAGGTGGCGGTGGACAACTTTTCCGCTGTCGGATTATATGAATCTTTCGGCTTTGAAAAAGTCGGCTATATAAAAGACTATTACGGTCAGGACAATGACGCGTACATCATGAAGCTCAACATTAACGGCGAGGTGAGAAATGTTGA is a genomic window of Geovibrio thiophilus containing:
- the rimI gene encoding ribosomal protein S18-alanine N-acetyltransferase; its protein translation is MIRDVLADDLESVTEIERASFKKPWSKTDFETEIERERSIFKLLEEDGAVCGYFVVYTVLDESELADIAVSPKHRGKGYGRLLLAEAVRSADKASVMFLEVAVDNFSAVGLYESFGFEKVGYIKDYYGQDNDAYIMKLNINGEVRNVEKQY
- the fliS gene encoding flagellar export chaperone FliS yields the protein MTKPYQNYIRQEVEGATKGKLVLLLYDGAIKFMRIAVLAMEEGKIPEAHNNIMKAQNIVYELMSSLNMDAGEISQNLLRLYDFMIWSLIEANKSKDKAKVESAISVMCELREAWKGVVEQEERGNSSIEAASKSINFAG
- the dtd gene encoding D-aminoacyl-tRNA deacylase — protein: MKLCIQRVSSAFVRVKGETVSEIGKGLLILFGAEKGDQEEFISFLAKKACNLRVFEDENGKMSFSVKDIDGSVITVSQFTLAADCRKGLRPDFGNALEPELAEKYYEKFADLCRTELGADKVGTGIFRAEMEVGLVNDGPVTIILEKSIQGR
- a CDS encoding integration host factor subunit beta gives rise to the protein MTKSELIEIISAENTNLTKKQVEFIVNGVFSSIKDALRNDDKVEIRGFGSFKIREKNSKMGRNPKTGDKVDVPSKKVPYFKPGKEIKELLIKMN
- a CDS encoding PHP domain-containing protein, producing the protein MIDLHCHSVFSDGTKTPAEIVRMADSKRIRHIALTDHDTVAGLPDFFAAKGNAERIAGTEISIDFSPGTMHVVGLFIDYKSAELTAKLGELLIARKERNDSMLKEVSRLVDREITENEVSTSNLGELGRPHIAKFLIREGVVADMEEAFDKYLAKGKPIYRERKRFSFEESAEMIHAAGGITILAHPFSMRLEKDAYLPYIKGMTDKGLDAVETYCSYHSEEDTLFFNDLTKKLGLPVSAGSDYHGENKTNVKLGKWNCRLHNPENVLYALRKKAEQYR
- the fliD gene encoding flagellar filament capping protein FliD — encoded protein: MGAIKMSGIVSGMDTNAIVEQLVAQSQIPITNLENKYELKQLEKDIYQDVSDRLGTLNSNLLTLRLESTYKTKSTESSNTAVLAATATTEAAKGSYSVVVKQTAKNASWVSSYTRQRLTAKGAGVTGSTGTPADYLEGKHTVTVTNEGSSYMAVNSFKPNEWGTVKKQNGMAIDSAVVSSDGTIQSDISGTVTFQVSDGTDTSSIWSSVNVDSGDNINEVARDLETRLNNNINSDKGTTGVQYVAVRADYNQEDDEWSIAVYSPTTVTGLTITPTGGDIDETLGLEYGYESTSSVSTVTSYFIASDLTTLGQKINNTESGLIKGITLTGTGLTEGSFSITQDASLLVASESYSTVTGATGFSATPSTALTQNLSDAGGTTASNGYFTINDTKIYIDDFSALTVNDLLAKINSSGAGVTATYDEAANNIVLSSNTAGSGSITVGDSSDTSNMLTVLKLTANQGAVKTTGSTSGSISTTSALSSAGLSSAPTSGTFSINGVSIYVDATTDSLNDVIKKVNVSGAGVTMVYDSVRDKITVTGSGTEQITFGSPSDTSSFLAAVNLTQSTTTTQALGTAGRNSIVEVNEVTYVRDSNEISDIIAGVTLDLRSASETPVTISITADTTKATEALASFIQTYNEMVTVLNAPMLDDDQKKYLTALTDEDKESMSDDDIAEYQAYYKEYNTYNMIRKSSELRSLKQNLRTTLFTEIPGLTGSISNLLELGIDVAGDGDITIEALGLLVTDSTDYDEILAALESNETLQEVLSDNADDVYEFFSANIIVGNDDSDTEDEDGNPINESNDIQGWTRIYSSLITRYTNYDGMIQKKIVSEGTLDKEMLRIAEQIETYQLRAEQQLERYWAQFTAMEQAISDAQAMGESLSSLTSSS
- the tsaB gene encoding tRNA (adenosine(37)-N6)-threonylcarbamoyltransferase complex dimerization subunit type 1 TsaB, whose translation is MNTLIVDTSGDMLFASLGTSGGAVLAETGVKMKSNINENLLKTVDFLLESSGTSLSEIENFYTITGPGSFTGIRIGVSTMLGLASSMGKKLKGISSLDAYALVCGEESVEVWAKLRLKSFVRKSYDFKNMVFSEYETVKLDDEESITHIVNREQKSSLNLTHSVKNIHFTKFGCGYEPLYFRKSEAEINFDQRRACG
- a CDS encoding MBL fold metallo-hydrolase, whose translation is MKLEHMVVRPLFVNCFFLSDDEGNLVIFDPGGDADLIINKIETENLKPKMILNTHGHFDHIGAVSELKEKYNIPFYIHKDDEFLLGQSRNHAALFGAEPAPVPTADRYVKDGDEIEFGGGKIKVLHTPGHTPGGVCYFIERVNAVITGDTLFCEGVGRSDFPYADHSQLIEGIAHKLLTLDDSVTVHPGHEEFSTIGWEKNNNPYLKRL
- the murJ gene encoding murein biosynthesis integral membrane protein MurJ, which encodes MSVFLKSVMKSSFGIFTSRIFGLIRDIAVAAFFGANALTDAFFVAYAIPNLFRAFFAEGALTSAFIPFLSDNMAADKKKAFSYLTSMMIVLFVMVTSIVILISMFPKQIIFLFMPGYLGSADILATAGDMLRLVMPYLVFITLCGLFTGYLYLHNSYYVPYSSTALLNISMIAGAYAGYKLGGNIMWLCYGVILGGVLQLLYIFTYSVMKGFRFRWDGMHPDVGKTFRLLVPSLAGLGINQLYFTLGRIIASFLAAGSISYLYYADRIFQLPLGVFSIAVGAVSLTEISKANTAGNFSYRNTLIDKAFIAIFVIIMPATLGLVLLADEITALIYARNQFTGVDVYNTAQALVMFSVGMIFFSYTGLLAKVFFSEKDMRTPVKGAFIGLCVYAVSNIILIKPFGHAGIALASGVSASANSFYLYSKLRDYRFNFRGNAALLVKIIFACFIMGACAVGMSVSGVHLLINIPVAALLYFAVLKITGVNVRKVLR
- a CDS encoding HAD family hydrolase yields the protein MKKVIVYDCDGVLFDSSLAVKAYYDHVFEKFELSMPDWSDPKTFELAMMSTNSEIIGHFCKDEKKFNAIMEFATKLNFRMFLDKMIPAAGVFEALEKLKSEGHKMAVCTNRGVSIDPLLKHFKMYDYFDRLVCSFDVVRPKPHPEGLNKIAEHFSVHKRNMLFLGDSEADYKAAKGANMPFLSFGSSLHESIRIDNHMEVFKHLT